DNA from Acidobacteriota bacterium:
ACAAACGGCTCCTCACTCGCATGCAGGCCACGGAGGTCTGACACGGAAGCGGCCAGGGGTAACAGGCCAGGGATCAGAACCACCAGCCCGCAGGTGCGCATAACCGCCTCATGGCTCCTGCGCTGGCTGGGATTCATTTACTTCTGGGTCTTTCTCGGATGGTGGCGCCAGGCGCCGGGACTGATCGGACCGCAAGGGATTTTGCCGGCGGCCGATTATTTGCACGCCGTCGCGGCGCATTTTCACCCCGCCGCCCGCATCTGGTTCACTCCTTCCCTGCTCTGGATCTCCAGCTCAACCGCGGCGCTGCACGTCATGTGCGGCCTCGGCCTGGCGGCAGCAGTCGCCGTCATGGCGCGTTGGCACTCGCGCTGGGGACTGGCGGTGTGCCTCGTCTGTTTTCTCTCGCTCATTGCCTGCGCCCAGGTCTTTGCCAACTATCAATCCGACGGCATGCTCATGACCGCCGGATTCTTTGCCCTGTTTGTTGATCTGAAATCCCCGAGCTGGTGGAGCTGGTTCTCACTGCGCTGGCTCTGGTTCACCATCTACTTCGGCTCCGGCATCGCCAAGTGGATGAGCCACGACCCGCAGTGGCGCCATCTGACCGCACTCGATCAGTACTATCAGAATCTGCCTCTGCCCAACTGGCTGGGATGGTACGCGCAAAACTACCTGCCCCACAGTGTCGAGGCCGCGATAGCCGCCGCAATTCTGATCCTGGAACTTTTTGTCGTCTGGCTGGCCTTTCTACCGCGCCGCTGGCGCATCGCCCTCTTCTGGATCGTCACCCCCTTCCAAATTGCGATCATTCTCACCGCCAATTACGGCTTCCTGAGCTGGTTGGTGCTGGGCCTCGGCCTGACCCTCATCGACGACCGGCATCTGCACTGGCTCTTGCGGCGCCCGTATGTTGCTGTGGAAAGCGTTCTGGCTTCTTGGCGCGTAGGCTTGGCGTCCGCGGTGCTGGTGGCGCTGGTCGCCGTGACCGGCCTGAATCTGGCTGGCCGCATGTGGCCGGCGCTGCCCACGCCGCAGCGGGTCACCTTCGCACTGCAGCCCTTCCGCATCGCCGATCCCTTCGGGCTGTTCGCGGTCATGACACGCAACCGATACGAGATCGAGTTTCAGGGAACGCGCGACGGCCGGACCTGGACGGCCTACCCATTCCGTTACAAGCCTCAAGATCCCCAGCGTGCGCCCGCAGGCGATCTTTTCCTGTTCGCCCCCTATCAGCCGCGATTCGATTGGAATTTGTGGTTTGCCTCGCTCAGTTCGGTGCAGCAGGAGCGCTGGGTGGAATCGACCGAGCTGCGCCTGCTGACCAATGATCCGCCAGTGCTCGCCTTGTTTGCTCGCAATCCCTTCGCCGCGCGGCCGCCCATCGCGGTACGCGCCGTGCTCTGGCAATACTGGTTCTCCACCCCAGCGCAAAAGCGCCGGCAAGGCATCTGGTGGCGCCGCAAACTGCTCGGTCAATACGCCCCCACGCTGGTCATGACCTCCGCCGGAGTCGAGTCTTTGCCTACTCGGTAAGCTGCGGCAGGTTCTCGACCGGCTTCAGATCGGCAGGCGTTTCCCAGTTGGCATTGAGATCCTGTAGCTTGTTCAACTGCGGCGCCAGGCGGGAGCGGTAGGAGTTGTTGGCCGAGTTGTAAGCTTTTCCGGCGGCATCGAGCGCTTTGCCCACGCCCTGGAAATGATCGAGGAAAACCTGCAAGCGCTGCCCGAGGGTGGCAATCTCGCGCAGCAGCACCTGCATTTTCTGGCCGGCATTGAACTGCTGCCATCCCTGCGCCACGATAGAAATCAGCGGAAACAAGGTGCTGGGGCTCGCCAGCAGAATCGCAGGCGCCAGTTGCTGGCCGTACCGGAACAGCTCCGGATCGGCGTCCAGCGCCGCGCGAAATGCGCCTTCGCTGGGCACGAACATGATCACGCAGGGCATGCTGTTCTCCAGGTGGCCGCAGTAATCTTTGCCGGCCAATTCCTTGGCGCGGCGGCGCAGCACCTGCGCGAAGGCGTTGTAGCAAGCCAGTCGCCGGGCTTCTTCGCTGGCGTCCAGTCCGGCAAGGAAATCGTTCAGGCTGGCCTTGGCATCAACCGCCAGCTTGCGGCCGCTGGGCAGGTAGACGACCGCATCCGGACGCAGGCCATTATCCAGCGTGAACTGCAGGTCATAGTCGATCTGTTCATGCAAGCCGCAAGCAGCAAAAATATTCTTTAAAACCGATTCGCCCCAGTCCCCGCGCACGCTATTGCTGGTGGCGAGCGCTTCGCGCAGCGTGCGCGCCTCCTGGGTCATGGCCGCACCCGCGCCCACCATCTGCTGAAGCTGCTGTTCGACTTTGGCCTGCGCCGCGGCGCGTTCTTTTTCAAACTCGGTAATGCGCGCCTGGTAGCTTTCGAGACGCGATTGCATGTCTTGCAATTTCGCCTGCAGGCCCGCGCTGGTGGTCTCGACCTGACGCACAGTTACTTCGCCCAGAAGCTGCAGTTCCGGGCCCGCGATGGATTTAAGTTCCGCGGCGACAGCCGTGCGCGTGCGCCACACCACGAACCAGGTCAACGCCACTCCGGCCGCCAGGCCGACCAGGACGTACAGCACGCCCATCATGCCGGCACCTTCCGCGCCGCCGCCACCGCCCGGTAGCGCGGCGTGAAGCCCAGCGCGCGGGCGCGCTCGAGCAAGCCGTTGAAGTCGAGGCTGATGGTGGCCCCGGCGCTCTGCGTAACCTCATCCTCGATCGGCAGGTCAAAGTCGTCGGCGCCATAGCAAAGTCCGTCCAGCGCGCCTTCGTTTTGGGTCAGCACCGAAGTGCGGATGCGGGCGATGTTGTCGAGATAAATGCGGCTGAGCGCGAGGTGACGCAGGTACTCGCGCGTCGAAACTTCCTTCCCGCCGAGAGGGGTGCCGTAGGGTTTGTAGGTCCAGCAGAGAAAACTCGCCAGACCGCCGGTCGCATCCTGAAACGCGCGCGTACGCTCCAGATGCTCCAGCCGCTCGGCCAGCGTCTCGTCGAAGCCGATCACCATGGTCGCGGTGGTCTTCAGGCCGGCAGCGACAATGGCCGCCTGCGCCGCAAAATACTCGGCAACGCTGTATTTGAACTTGCTGTGCCGCGCGCGGAAGCTTTCGGTGAGGATTTCCGAGCCGCCACCGGTGATCCAGCGCACCCCTGCGGCACGGAAGCGTTCCGCCGCCTGCGCCCAGCTCAGCTTGGCGTGGTCGGCCAGATACATAAACTCGGCAACCGTGAGCGCATAAAATTCCAGCCGGTCGCCATAGCGGGCGCGCAGCGAGGAAAACAAATCGCAGTAGTAATCGAGCGGCAGATGCGGGTTGAAGCCGCCGTTGAAACCCGCCAGATCGCCGCCCATCGCCAGCAGCTCGTCAATTTTGGCGAACACCTGCTCGCGGCTCAGCACATATCCGCCCGCTTGCCCCGGCAGGCGGTAGAAGGCACAATAATCGCACTGCGCCACGCACACGTTGGTATAGTTCACGATGCGCATGATCAGGTACGTGCACTCCCCCGGCCGGTGAAACCGCGCCCGCACCGCCGTGGCCAGCCGCTGCCAATCTTCGTCGCTGGCCTCGCGCCAGAGCTGCTCAGCGTCAGCCGCGTCGATGCGCTCGCCCGCCTCGACCTTTTCATACAATGAGGTCATTCGGAGATTAGGTTAGCAAATCCGCATGGCCTCAGACATTTTCACCATTGGACACTCCACCCGAACCAGCGAAGAATTCGTGCATCTGCTGCAAATGCATGGGGTGCAGCAGCTTTGCGATGTCCGCACCATCGCCAAATCGCGGCACAATCCCCAGTTTGCCGAGCCGGAGCTTGCCGCCAGCCTCACGGCCGTAAAAATCACTTATCGCCGCCTGGCCCAGCTCGGCGGCCTGCGCCACGCCCACAAGGACTCGCCCAACACCGGCTGGCGCAACCTCAGCTTCCGCGGCTACGCCGACTACATGCAAACCCCGGCGTTTGCCGCAGGGCTGGCCGAGCTGGAAGCTTTAGCCCGCGCGGCGCCAACCGCGATCATGTGTGCCGAGGCGGTGCCCTGGCGCTGCCACCGCTCGCTCATTGGCGACGCCCTGACGGTGCACGGATGGCAGGTATGGGACATCATCACCGAGAAACCGCCATCTCCGCATCGCATGACACCCTTTTTGCGCGTGGTGGATGGCCACTTAACATACCCTGCCACCGAATGAGGCTTCGCGCGTCATACTGTTTGTAGCAATTCTCCTTAAGGAGCCCCTCTGCATGCAATCACACTGGCGTAATGGTCTTTTCGCAACTGCTTTGAGCCTTGGAATGCTTCCCGTGGGCCTGGGCGCCCTGACGCCACCTCGCCAAAGCCACCAAAGCCAGATGACCACGGTCTATTCCGGCGTGGTCACCGATTCTATGTGCGGCGCTAAGCACACCATGGGCGGCAGCTCACCCGCAGCCTGCGTGCACATGTGTGTCGCCGGTGGCTCTGACTACGCGCTGGTGGTCGGCCAGAAAATCTACACCCTGGCCACCCACAACAACGCCCAGCTCAAAGAACTCTACAAGTACGCCGCCAAGCGCGTCGAAGTCCGCGGCACCCTAAAAGGCGACACCCTGACGGTCCACTCCGTCCGCCCCGCAGCACACTGAGGTTCGCGAGGTTCGCGGTACTGAAATACTGACGTACTGAAATACTGATGTACTGTTACGGCTGCACCTTCAAGTGCATGTTGGCGAGCAGAGTGTAAACCGCGCGTTCGTAAGCAATCTTCGCGATCTGGTAGCTGGTGTAGGAGGATAGGAGCTGCGACTGTGCCTGGCTCAACTGCACCTGGCCTTGCAAAAGCTGGAACAGGGTGATGGTGCCGAGCAGGTACTCCTGATTTTCCGCATCGACGTTCTTCTGCGAGAGATCGCGTGCGATGGTCGCCGACTTGACCTCTTCGACCGCCATGCGAAGCTGGGTGTCGGCTAAGCGCACATCCTGGCGGATGGTCTGCTCCTCGTTGCGGATGTTGTACTCTGCCTGCGTCTGCGCCAGCATCGAATCGGCCAACTGCGACTCGGCGCGGCTGTTGCGCAGCGGCAGCGTCAACTGCAGGCTGAAGCCGTAGGTCGGCGAGTTGAAAGCAAAGAGTTGATTGAAGTCGTGGCCCAGACCGGTACTGGACCCGCCGACGACCACGCCCAGCGGCGTCACGGAAGCGATCTGGTTGCCCGCGAGGGCATTCGAGCCGTAGCTGCCCGTGAGGTTCAACTGCGGCCGCAGGGCGTCGTGTGCAGCCGCGATGTTGAACTTGTTCTCCAGGTTCTGGCGTTGCAACGCATTCAACTCGGGACGATGAGCCAGCGCAACCTGGATCGCCTGATTGACGGGCATCGAGGGCGGCGTGGGAATCACGGCGCTGGGATCGTCATCAAGGATGAGGGTCGCATTTTGCGCCGTGGGATCCAGGTCGGCGCCAATCAAGCGGCGAATCTGGTCGAGCTGAAGCTGATACTGGGTCTGCGCCTGCAAGAGCGCGGTCTTATCCTGCGCGAGCTGCGCCTCCGGGTTAAAGATGTCGCCGGGGGCGAGCGCGCCCAGCTCCAGCATTTTCTTGTTGCGGTCGTACGATTGCTGCGCCAGATTCACGGCCTGCTGCTGCACTTTGATCTGGTCACGCGCCTGCACCGTTTGCCAGTACTGATCGGCTGCCTGCTGGATGTCGGTGGCGATAGAAGCCTGCGTCTGGTCGCTCACCACCAGCACCTGCGTCTTGGCGACGAGCAAGGGGGTCTTGGCCTGCAGCCCGGAGCGGTTCTGCAGTAAGGGCTGGGTAAATGAAAATCCGAGGTTGGCGCCAAGGCTGGGATTGAAGGTGTTGAACAAGGCGTTGCTGGAATTCCGGTTGGTGCCAAAATCCGCCAGGATCGTCTGGCCGCTCGATAACACCTGCGAGTATCCAATCGAGCTGCGCTGACTCAGGCTGCTGAGCGTCTCGGCGCCGCTGATCTGACTCGTCTGCGGCTGCACATTGCGGGTGCCGTTGAAGCTGGCCGTGATGCTGGGATCAAACGGGCTGTTGGCGGCAATCACCCCATAGTCCGCGGCATTGTCGTTCAATTGCAGCAAATGCACGGCGGTATCGTTTTTGAGCACCAGTTGCAGAAAATCCTCCAGCGTCAGATGCAAATCACCGTTTTGAATGCGCTGGTTCAGGCCTTCGATGGGCTGCACCGTGGGTGGGCTGAGGTGGAAATGCAGGATGGTTTGCGCACCGAGCGGTGCAGCCACCACGGCAAAGGCCAGGACCGCAACCAGAGTAACGGCCACACGGAGACGCGAACTATTCATAGCGAAGAGCCTCGATAGGATCAATGCGCGCGGCTTTGCGGGCGGGATAAATGCCGAACAGTACCCCCACGCCAACCGACACGCCGAAAGCGATAATGATCGACCAACTGGTGACCACCGTTGGCCAGTGCGCGGTGGCCGCAATCGTCCAGGAAAGGATGTAGCCGAATAAGATGCCCAGCGCACCGCCCGACAGCGAAATCAGCACCGCCTCCGCCAGGAACTGCCGCAGAATGTCGGTCCGGCGCGCTCCCGTGGCCCGCCGCACCCCAATTTCGCGCGTGCGCTCCATGACCGTCGCCAGCACGATGTTCATGATCCCGATGCCGCCCACCAGCAGCGAGATCGCCGCGACGGCGACCATGACCAGCGTGAAGATGCGCTGCGTCTGCTGCTGTTGCGCCAGCAGTGCCGCCGGAACGGTCACGTTGAAATCGTCGGTATTGTGATGCGTCGAATTGAGAATGGCGGTCACCACCGCCGCCGCGGCAACGCTGTTGGCGCTGGGCTTCAGACTCATGTCCACACCGTCGAGAAAATCCTTCTGGCGAAAACTGTTGTCGTAGAAGCGGTTGTCGAAAGTGTTCAGCGGCGTGTAGATGACGTTGTTCCAGTCACGGCTGGTCGCGCCTCCGCTCAACTGTTCATCGAGCACGCCGATCACCCGCAGCCAGCCGTCGTTGACCTTGATGTATTTGCCTACCGCGGCCGTATAGCCAAACAAACTGACTTTCGCAGTCTGACCCAGCACCGCCACCGGCGCGCTGGCGGCGTTATCCAGTTGATCGAAGAAGCTGCCCTCGAGCGCATGAAACCCATGGATCGAGGCAAACGATGGATCCACGCCTTCCAGCGCTGGCATCGCCTGCGTCGGCTGCGGCATCAGGTTCTGCGGGTGCAGCGACCGCCGCGGCGAAAGTTGGCTCAAGCCATCGAGGTTGGCCTGAATGATGCGCACGTCGCGCATCGTCAATCCCGGCGAGGTAAGCCGCCGCGCCTGCAGTTCCTGGGGACTGCCGGGCGCGATGGAGTCCACCATCAGGTTATGCACGCCCAGGGCTTCAATCGTCGCCAGGGCTTGCTGTTTGGCGCCCGCGCTGATCGCCAGCATGCCGATCACGGCGCCCACCCCGAAGACCATGCCCAGGCCGGTCAGCATCGTGCGCGTCTTTTGCGCACGCAGGTTCTGGCTGGCCTGAACCAGGTCAGTTCCAATCCGTGAGAAATCGTTCATTTAAAGTCCTCGACCCCCGCCGCCGGGTCCGCCGCCGGGCCCGCCCCCGCCAGGACCACCACGGCCGCCAAAGCCTCCGCGGCCTCCGCGGCCCCCGCGGCCCCCGCGCCGGCCGCCCGCGCCGCGTTCCTGGCCTGGCTTTGCGCCCGGGGAGGGCGTAGCGTCCGCCGCGCTGCCGCCACCTCCGCTGGCGCGATTTTGGGGATTGGTCAGCGCCAGCACGTCGCCTTGCGCCACGCCTTCCAGCACCACCTGGCTTTCGCTGCGCCCAATCACCTTCACCGGCACCTGGGCAAATTCTCCACTGCGGCGGAGGAAGACCACTTGCTGGCCGGCTTGGTTAAAGACGGTCTGCGCGGGGGCGTGGAGCACATTCGGCATCACATCGGTCGTCACTACCGCGTTGGCGGTAAAGCCAGGGTGCAGCTCGGGTAAAGGATCCAGCAGCTTCACATCGCACTCCACTTGCCGGTCCCACACCGGACCCGTGGCCTGGCCCAGCGCCGTGATGCTGCCGTGGAATGTGCGGCCCGGGAGCGGAATAAAATTGATCGCCACCGGTTGTTCCGGCTGCAGGTGCCCAGCGTCCAGCTCGTTCACCTGGAGCGCCACCTGCCAGGAACTCGTATCCGGAATTTCAGCGACCGTCTGACCGTGGCGAACCGTGTCGCCTACCTGAAAGTCCTGTGCCGCCTGCCCCGCGAACCCGCGCATGAAGCCCGAGTTGGTTTCAATCGCCACGTAGCCGGCATGGGAGGCGCGTAGCGTCATGGCCGCAATATCGGCTTGTGCCGTAGCCGCGTCGGCTTCCGCTTTCTTCTCCGCCGCCAGTTGCACCGCGATGGTGGCCTCGTTGCTGGCCTTGCGGCTGGCGATATCGTGTTCCAGTTGCGCCAGCCGGGCCTGATCCGATTTCAACTGCAGGTCGTTTTCCTGCGCCTGAATCTGCGGCAGAATCGGATTCTGCTGCACCTGCAATTTGTCGAGCTGGATCTGATACCGCGCATTGACCAGCGCGTAGTTGTCCGAGGCGGTTTGCGCCGCCGTTTGCGATTCTGCCAGCGCCACCTGCTGCCGCGCCTGATCCAGCGCCTCTTCGGCCTGCGTGAGGCTGTAATGCTCCTGCGTGGTATCAAACTGCACAACCACATCACCCGGCTTCACCAGCGTGCCGGGGGGCAGCAGGGAGCTGATCGTCAGTTGCCCATGACGGATGGAGGGTCCTACCAGCAAATCGGCATTGCCGCCTTGGAGCGTGCCCGGCGCGAACACTTGCAGCCGCACCGGGCTCCGTTGCACGATCGCGGTGGGAACGCCCGCCGTAGGCGAGGGATTGAGCGCGCGGATCAGCGCCCAGGCTCCCCAGGCGACCGCCAACACTACCGCGATGACGATGACCCAGCGCAGCAGGCGCGTCAGCGCCGAGCCGCCATTGCGGCCCAATCGCTTGGGCGGCGGCGTAACTTCGGTAAGCGGGGGAACGGGACTGGTCATGATCTGACTTTCAGTGTTTGATCTTGCCCGGCTGCGGCTGCTTCAACGCGATGCGCGTGCCCGCCTGGATTCCGGAAACCGCGGCATTGTCCGCCGAGCGCGCCAGCACGCTCACCGGCGCCGGCGTAAAGTGATCCCCATTCTGCACGTAAACATTGGGCTTCCCCTCAATCGGGAAAATGGCCTCCGCCGGCACAATGATGGCGTTGGGGATGCGCTTGGTCACCACATCCACGCTGCCGTTCATCGCCGGCTGCATGCGCGGCGAGAACTGATCGATGGAGGCGTTGACGCGAAAGACCTGCGGCGGCGGCCAGGTCGTCCCGAAGTCGGGTTCGGTGAGCGCGGAAATCGACAATATCCTGCCCCGAATCGGCAGCTCCGGCAACGAATCCAGCGTCATCCGGATCGGCTGGCCGGCCAGCAGTTGCCCGCGGGTGACTTCCGAGACCTTCGCCAGCACCTGCAGCGTTTTCATGTCCGGAATTTCCGCGAAGGCGCCGTTGCCCCACACACTGTCGCCCACCTTGAAGGGCGCCTCGTTGTCGTGCCCATTGGAGTGGTTCATCAGATAGGTAATGTGCCCGGTAATCGGCGCATGCACCGTCATCTCTTCAATCTGTTTGCTGATCAGATCGTAGTCCGCCTGGGCCTTCTCCTCCGAGCGCAGATCGGTAGCGATCTGCGCCGCGCTGGACGCCTTGTGCGACTGTACCGTCGCCTTTTCCACCTTGAGCTGTTCTTCGGCCATGCCCAGCGCCAGTTTGGCTTCCTTGCCGTCAATTGCGCTTTGCACCGACTTCAGCACCACATTCAATTTCGCCTTGGCGACCGCATTTTCATCCGTAGCGAGATCCAGGGCATCCTGCTGATCGGTAATCTTGGCCTGCGCCTGAACTTGCGCCAACTGGGCTTTCGCCTGATTGAGCGTCGCCAGATCGGAGACCTGCACATCTTTGGCCGTGCCGGAATCGAAGGTAGCCACCACCTCTCCGGCGTGTACCAGGCTGCCCGAAGGCGCCAGCGAGGCGATGATCAGTCCGCTGATGCGCGGCGCCTGAATTTGCACCGAGCGCACCGGATTCAGAGAACCACGCACCGACACGGTCACCTGAAACGTACCCTGGCGCGCGCTCACCGTGGGTACGTCCGGCGCCATGGCTTTGGAGCGGAAGGCTCGCACGCCGTAATACACCGCTCCCGCAATAAGGATCACCACGACGATTTGCAACCAGCGTTTCATCGCTATTCACCCGCTCCAATAATGACGGCCGGAACCTGCACGCGTTGCCCCGATTTCAGCCCGGCTAGAATCTGCACTTGCTGGTTGTCAAAGTTGCCCAACTGAACTTTTTGCTGCTTCCACTGGCCATCCGCCGTCTGCACGATCACGTAGGGCTGACTCTGCCCGAAATGCACCGCCCGGCGCGGCACCAGCAAATGCGACTGCGGACTGGTGATCTTCAGATCGATCGCCGCAGATAGATCGGGCAGCAACTTGGCGCTGGCCGCGTCCACCTGAAACAACGCCGAAAACGTGCGCACCGTGTCGCCGAACCCGCCCGTCGCCACCGCAATCGGACTGGCCGTCAGCAGATGCACCGGCAACACCACTCCCGGAAAAGCATCCAGCGTGAGCGTGCCTTTCATGCCCGGGGTGAGGGTGGCGTCATCGGCCTCATTGATTTGCGCGTTGACCTCCATGTTGGTAGGGTCAAATATGCGCAGCAGCTCCTGGCCGCTGAAAAGCTGATCTCCCGGTTCCGCCGGCCCCATGCCATCGCTGCGGCGCACCGGCACCAGCCCCACCATGCCGGAAATGGGCGCGCGAATCGTCAGTGCCTCGACGTTGCCCTCGTCCCGCTCCCAATTCACCTTCGCCTGATCGCTTTGCAGTTGCAACACCCGCAACTGCGCGGCATCGGCCTTCGCCATTAGGACATTCTGCTTCTCAATGCTGGCAATATCCGCTTTGAAGTTGGTGACGTTAATCTGGTCCGACTTGAGCTGAATCTCGGTCAGCACCGGCCCCTTCGACAGCTCCAGCTCAGCATTGCCGAAGTTCGTTTGCGCCTGCTTCAGGGTAGCCGCCCGCGTCTCGCTATTGGCTTTATTCACCGCCGCCTGGTTGGCGACCTTATGCACCGAGGCCTCGTAGGTCGCCTTGTCGTCCAGGGCATCCTGCGCCACCTGCGTGTCGTCAAAGCTGGCCAGGATCTCGCCTTGAGTCACCTTCGTGCCGCTGGCCACAATATTGACCAGAATCTTCATGAAACCCGCACCCCGGATGCGCGGCACCCGGATGACCTGGCTACGCACCGCTTGTGTGGTTCCCGAGACACGCAGATCGCGCGTCAATTTCCCCGGCGCAACGGTGACCGTGCTGTAGTTGGCAATCGCCGGATTTTTTGCCGCCACACTCGCCTGCGGGCTCGCCGCCGGCTTCTGCGCCGTGGCAACCGAACTGCAAGCCGAATTCAGCGCCACCGCGACCGCCAGGGCCACTGGCAGGCAGTACAGACGTAAGGCGTATGCGGTCCTCGCCGACAGGGTCGGGGCCACGGGCCCTCGGCCCTGTCGAGCGCCGAGCGGGTCGCACGGCACAGCCGGGCGGGGCCCCGTGCCAGTTAATGGGGTCGACATAAGAGTGCTTTCTAGTGTAAACGTCGTGACCGCGGCTTTGGTCACACTATGAGGGCAAGAAATTCACAGCTCGCCGTGCCCACCGCCACCACTTGGCTTCTGCGCGGCCTTGGGTGCCGGTTTGGTCACGCCAGCCGCCTGCGGAGGCATGGGAATCACCGGCGGCGGCGTGGGTATGGCAATCTGCAACTGCTGCGGGTTGATCGGACCAATGCCGGCGGCCGGCTGCTCCAACCCGGGCAGTCGTTCTTCACGAGCATCCGCGGCTGTCAGGCCGGCTTCTTGCGACTCTGCCGGCACCGGTAATTGCGCGGTGATCACCAGGACATCCTGCAAGCGCCCCAGTTCGGCGGCCGGTTTCACCGCCAGCGCCTTGAAGATTCCATCATGACTGGTGAGAACCGCCGTCACCGTTCCCACAGGGATACCTTTGGGGTATACCTGATCTTCGCCTGACGTGACCACTTCGTCTCCGGGCTTCACCACTTCGTTCTTCAAAACGTGCTCGACTTGCGCCGCCCCGGCGCCCAAGCCATGCAGAATGCCGCGATAGCCTTGCGCGCCCACCAGAACCCCCACCCCAGCGTCCGCCTGGGTAAGAAGCAGCACCTGCGAGGAGTTGGCGAGCACTTGGCTGAGCTTGCCCACCAGTCCCTGCGGCGTGATTACCGCCATATTGGTACGCAGACCCTGGTTGCGCCCCCGGTTCACGTAAATCGCCTGGGCATCAGGACTCGCTCCGTGGCTGATGACCTGCGCCGGCATGGTAATCATCGTAAAAGACCGGCGAAATCCCAGCAGCGCGTCCAGCCGCGGCAAATCCCGCACCGCCTGCCGAAGCTGCTGGTTCTGCAACTCCAGCTCGGTCACCTGCTTCTGCAATTGCTGATTTTGCTGATGAACGCCGCGCAGCGCGACATAATTCGCGGTGAAATCCCGCACCTTGCTGACGTAATGCTGCGAGATCCGCTCCGCCGGCAAGACCGCTTCAGCACTCCAAAGCCGGATCAACCGGATGCCGCCGGCCTCGGGGCTTCGGATCTGGTAGCCAAGCAGAAGGAGTTGACCCACCACCAGGCCCACCAGCACCCAACGACCGTGCCCGTAATGCCGCAACTCTGCCATCAGCTATCAGCTTTCCGCCACCAACCCTACCCTGTCAATCCCCGGTGCCCCGCGCCCACCACCACCCACCACCGCCTGTATCACTGATCAATGGAGATTTTGCGCAGCAGCTTGAAGTCGCTGAGCATTTTCCCCGTGCCCAGCACTACGCTCGCCAGCGGATCGTCGGCAATGGAAACCGGCAACCCGGTCTCTTCGCGGATACGCTTATCCAGGTTCTTGAGCAACGCTCCGCCGCCCGTCAGCACGATGCCCTTGTCGCTGATATCCGCGCTCAGCTCCGGCGGCGTGCGCTCCAGCGCCACCCGGATGGCATTGATAATCGTGCCCACGCTCTCGCTCAGCGCTTCCCGCACTTCCGCATCCTGAATCACCAGCGTCTTGGGCACGCCCTCGATCAGATTGCGGCCCTTGATCTCAAACGTCTCCGGCTGATCCAGCGGATACGCCGAGCCGATGCTGATTTTCACCTGCTCGGCCGTGCGTTCGCCAATCAATAGGTTGTACTTACGCTTCAGGAAATTGGTGATGGCGTCGTCCATCTCGTTGCCGGCCACGCGCACCGAGCGCGAGTAAACAATGCCGGAGAGCGAAATCACCGCGATGTCGGTGGTCCCTCCGCCGATATCGACCACCATGTTCCCGCTCGGTTCGGTAATCGGCAGTCCGGCCCCGATCGCCGCCACCATCGCCTGCTCCACCAGA
Protein-coding regions in this window:
- a CDS encoding HlyD family efflux transporter periplasmic adaptor subunit; protein product: MTSPVPPLTEVTPPPKRLGRNGGSALTRLLRWVIVIAVVLAVAWGAWALIRALNPSPTAGVPTAIVQRSPVRLQVFAPGTLQGGNADLLVGPSIRHGQLTISSLLPPGTLVKPGDVVVQFDTTQEHYSLTQAEEALDQARQQVALAESQTAAQTASDNYALVNARYQIQLDKLQVQQNPILPQIQAQENDLQLKSDQARLAQLEHDIASRKASNEATIAVQLAAEKKAEADAATAQADIAAMTLRASHAGYVAIETNSGFMRGFAGQAAQDFQVGDTVRHGQTVAEIPDTSSWQVALQVNELDAGHLQPEQPVAINFIPLPGRTFHGSITALGQATGPVWDRQVECDVKLLDPLPELHPGFTANAVVTTDVMPNVLHAPAQTVFNQAGQQVVFLRRSGEFAQVPVKVIGRSESQVVLEGVAQGDVLALTNPQNRASGGGGSAADATPSPGAKPGQERGAGGRRGGRGGRGGRGGFGGRGGPGGGGPGGGPGGGGRGL
- a CDS encoding HlyD family efflux transporter periplasmic adaptor subunit, with the translated sequence MSTPLTGTGPRPAVPCDPLGARQGRGPVAPTLSARTAYALRLYCLPVALAVAVALNSACSSVATAQKPAASPQASVAAKNPAIANYSTVTVAPGKLTRDLRVSGTTQAVRSQVIRVPRIRGAGFMKILVNIVASGTKVTQGEILASFDDTQVAQDALDDKATYEASVHKVANQAAVNKANSETRAATLKQAQTNFGNAELELSKGPVLTEIQLKSDQINVTNFKADIASIEKQNVLMAKADAAQLRVLQLQSDQAKVNWERDEGNVEALTIRAPISGMVGLVPVRRSDGMGPAEPGDQLFSGQELLRIFDPTNMEVNAQINEADDATLTPGMKGTLTLDAFPGVVLPVHLLTASPIAVATGGFGDTVRTFSALFQVDAASAKLLPDLSAAIDLKITSPQSHLLVPRRAVHFGQSQPYVIVQTADGQWKQQKVQLGNFDNQQVQILAGLKSGQRVQVPAVIIGAGE
- a CDS encoding FtsX-like permease family protein; amino-acid sequence: MNDFSRIGTDLVQASQNLRAQKTRTMLTGLGMVFGVGAVIGMLAISAGAKQQALATIEALGVHNLMVDSIAPGSPQELQARRLTSPGLTMRDVRIIQANLDGLSQLSPRRSLHPQNLMPQPTQAMPALEGVDPSFASIHGFHALEGSFFDQLDNAASAPVAVLGQTAKVSLFGYTAAVGKYIKVNDGWLRVIGVLDEQLSGGATSRDWNNVIYTPLNTFDNRFYDNSFRQKDFLDGVDMSLKPSANSVAAAAVVTAILNSTHHNTDDFNVTVPAALLAQQQQTQRIFTLVMVAVAAISLLVGGIGIMNIVLATVMERTREIGVRRATGARRTDILRQFLAEAVLISLSGGALGILFGYILSWTIAATAHWPTVVTSWSIIIAFGVSVGVGVLFGIYPARKAARIDPIEALRYE
- a CDS encoding HlyD family efflux transporter periplasmic adaptor subunit; amino-acid sequence: MKRWLQIVVVILIAGAVYYGVRAFRSKAMAPDVPTVSARQGTFQVTVSVRGSLNPVRSVQIQAPRISGLIIASLAPSGSLVHAGEVVATFDSGTAKDVQVSDLATLNQAKAQLAQVQAQAKITDQQDALDLATDENAVAKAKLNVVLKSVQSAIDGKEAKLALGMAEEQLKVEKATVQSHKASSAAQIATDLRSEEKAQADYDLISKQIEEMTVHAPITGHITYLMNHSNGHDNEAPFKVGDSVWGNGAFAEIPDMKTLQVLAKVSEVTRGQLLAGQPIRMTLDSLPELPIRGRILSISALTEPDFGTTWPPPQVFRVNASIDQFSPRMQPAMNGSVDVVTKRIPNAIIVPAEAIFPIEGKPNVYVQNGDHFTPAPVSVLARSADNAAVSGIQAGTRIALKQPQPGKIKH
- the mreC gene encoding rod shape-determining protein MreC; translation: MAELRHYGHGRWVLVGLVVGQLLLLGYQIRSPEAGGIRLIRLWSAEAVLPAERISQHYVSKVRDFTANYVALRGVHQQNQQLQKQVTELELQNQQLRQAVRDLPRLDALLGFRRSFTMITMPAQVISHGASPDAQAIYVNRGRNQGLRTNMAVITPQGLVGKLSQVLANSSQVLLLTQADAGVGVLVGAQGYRGILHGLGAGAAQVEHVLKNEVVKPGDEVVTSGEDQVYPKGIPVGTVTAVLTSHDGIFKALAVKPAAELGRLQDVLVITAQLPVPAESQEAGLTAADAREERLPGLEQPAAGIGPINPQQLQIAIPTPPPVIPMPPQAAGVTKPAPKAAQKPSGGGGHGEL